CGATTCAAAGCGCACCGCAAATCAGGCTGATCCAAAACACGAATCAGGCGCTAGTCGAGAAAATACAATCTTCGATCATGACAGCCATCCCCCTTTGGAAAAATCAGGTTGCGATTGCATTGACCTTAATCAGGCAAAGGCATGCTGTAGAAGCACAAAAGCAGGTTTCCAAGACTACAAATGACTTGTTATTGAAGAACTCTGAGATGCTGAAAACGAATACCATTGAAACGGCAAAAGAAAATGAGCGCGGACTTGTCGATATCGAAACATTAAAGAATACCCAAGCCAACTTGATTTCCACACTTGAGGAAACCATGAGGATTCAAGAAGAAGGAAGGCATAAACGCCGACAAGCCGAACAGGAATTGGCTTCAATGGAAAATGAACTGAAACAGAAACTATTAGAGATAAAAGGATAAGGGGAGATAACATGGAAACTATCGAGGCTATAAAAACGAGAAGAAGCATTGGAATCGTTAAGCAAGATCCGGTACCTAAGGAAATGATCGAGCAAATCATTGAAGCTGGAACGTATGCACCTAATCACCATCGAACGGAGCCTTGGCGCTTTTTTGTATTGACAGGAGAAGGAAGAAATAAACTTGGAGAGGTGTTCGAAGAAATCACAAGAATTGAAAATGCTGATGATACCCCTGAAAGTTTAATCAGCAAGCTCGAAAGGCAAAAAAAGAATCCATTAAGGGCTCCAGTCATCATCGCAGTGGGCATAGAGCCTAGTGATAAGAATAATGTCCTCGTGGCAGAAGAATATGCGGCGGTGAACAGTGCCATTCAAAACATGCTTCTTGCAGCACATTCCCTAGGTCTGGGAGCAGTATGGAGAACGGGAAAAATAACTTATCATGAAAAGGTCCGTGAATTTTTCAATTTATCCTCAAAAGGAGAAGTATTGGCTTTCATATACTTGGGTTATCCTGATATGGAGCCAAAACCTGCTAAGAAAACACCGATTGATGAATTGACCACTTGGATCGGATGAAGGGTTGAGGGGCAGCTGCATCAGTGTAAACACACTGATGCAGCTTTTTTTGCCTTCAATAAGACTTCCTTAAATCTGATTTTAATAAAAGGGATTTGGATTCGTCAGGCTTCGTTTCAAGTGACGATTGATGAATTAGGTTGTACAATACAGAGGAAGAATAAATTTTGATGAATTAGGATGTGTCTATAGATGAGAACGATTGATCCATTTGAGATACTTGATGGAAAAGCGATAAAATATTTGGATGTTTTTGGCGTGGAGGATGGAATTGCTTTAAAGAGTAAGTATGAAGATAAAACGTATTGGATATATGATTATTATTGCATGCACCAGACTTGTGATTGCCAGGAAGTATACCTTGAATTCGTTGAGGAGCTTAAAGGCAATAAACAGGCAGGACAGCATTTTGGAGTGAGGGTTTCTTTCAGGGATAATCAATTTGTCCTGGAGGATTATAATATTTCCAAGCAAAAGGCGATGGATATTGCGGAAGATACGTTAAAATACAGCAAAGATGTAATGGAGTTATTTAAACAGCGGTATCAGCAAATGAAGGAAAAAGGCACGCAAATCATCATGGAAAGTGCAAAGGCAGCTAAAATGCCGCATGTTCATACAGAACCGGTCATTGGCAGAAACGAACCATGCCCATGCGGAAGCGGGAAAAAATATAAAAAATGCTGCGGCGCAGCTTAACATCTCATGGAAGCTGACTCGATTCGGGGTCGCTTTTTTTTTTGGGAAAAAAATTGAGTAATGAATAAAAAAATATGGCATTTAACGAACGTTTGTTCTATAATAAGAGTACCAGATAATAACACAAAAAGAAATAAAAAGTAGTTATTTAGACGGAATTTTCCAAAAACTTCTTTTTTATTTTCATAAATCTGGTATATATAAGAGAGAAGAGTTTTTTGATCTCATCTCTTTCAACGGTAGACGGCAACCAGACGGGATGAATATCCCCACACTGATGGCAGTTTAACTTATTGAACGAAGGAAGGGGTAATCAAATGACAAGAGAAAAAAGATTAATACCTTACAAAGTTCTCGAAGTAATGGAAACGGTGAAAGAGAAGATTCCTGAAGGTGTCGAGCTTGTGAAAGCCCCGGCAATTTGGGAGAAAAGCAATTATGGTGAGGGCGTGGTAGTTGCCGTCATCGATACAGGCATTGACAAGGGACATCCAGACCTCAAAGAAAGAATCATTGGTGGGAAGGATTTTACCAATACCGGGGATTATCAAGATGATAATGGACATGGGACACATGTTAGCGGTACGATTGTGGCTGCCGTCAATAATGCTGGTGTAGTGGGAGTGGCTCCGAAAGCGAGCATATTAGCGTTAAAGGCCCTAAATGGCCAAGGGCAAGGTGATATAGATTGGATTAATGGAGCTCTTGAGTATGCAATCAATTGGCGGGGACCTAATGAAGAAAAGGTTTCGGTTATTTCACTTTCACTTGGCGGTCCTCCAGATGAGGCTGAACACAAACTCATTCAAAAAGCCCTTCAGAACGATATCCTTGTTGTTTGCGCAGCTGGAAATAGTGGTGATGGGCGTCATGAAACGGATGAATTGGATTATCCAGGAGCATATCCCGAGGTAGTGGAAGTCGGAGCTGTGGATTTAAGCAGAAATTTAGCGGATTTTTCGAATACAAATGATGAAATTGACTTGGTGGCGCCAGGTGTCGATATTCTTTCTACGTATCCAGGAAATAAATATGCCAGGTTGAGCGGAACGTCAATGGCTACGCCTCATGTAAGCGGTGCAGCAGCCCTCTTGAAAGTGATTGCTGAAAAGGAATTTGACCGCAATTTAACTGAAGCGGAATTATATGCACAACTGGTGAAAAGTACGGAAGATCTGGGAATAAGCAAAAAAGCACAGGGAAATGGATTGCTTAACTTAACGATAGCGGACCAAAGAGCTGAAAAATCGATTAAGATTACCATAGAATCAGAAAACCTTAAGTTACCGAGTAAATCGGTGGTCATGGAATATTAGAAGAGAAAAAAGGTGCCTCAAGAATTTTGGGGGCACCTTCCATAATGATTATTTTTTAGTTTTCCTTAGAGCTGCAAAAAGCGCTACAATGGACAGAATTAGTGAAATGACAGCCAGAGTGATGATCAGCGTTTGATTGCCATCACCTTCTGTTGTTGCTGAATCCTTTGAATTGTCAGTTGCCGTGGAATCATTAGTTTCAGCCTCATCTTTGTGACCATGGTCCGCTGGTTCTGCATCAGCCTTGGGCGCAACTGTAATCTCCGTTACAGAATGCGGTAGGTCTGAGCCTTCATCACCGCTCCATTCAACAATTTCACCATCTTCGTAATATTGAAATGCATCCCAGGCAACTTTCGTTTCTTCTTTAGGGTTTTGTGCTACAAAAGAGAATTGCTGGAATTGTCCAGCAGCTATTCCTTCATCAGTTGCTGCCCAAGTTACCGTTTTTACATGCCCATCTTTGTCACCTTCTGTTGTTACTTTCCACCCTGGTACAGGCTGATAGCTTTCAAAAGTAACCTCTTCAGGTACTTTTAAAGTCACCTTTGTAGTGGCAGTTTCTTTCTCTACTGGTACTTTGAGTGTATAAGTTTCCCACGCCTCAGGTGCAGATGAACTAGGCTTGACTGTAACGTGAGCATATGCTGAACCGGAAAAAATGAATAATGCAGCAAATGTGAAAATAAGTAGTTTTGAAATATTTTTCATTAGTATAAACCTCCTGTTATGAATTCCCTATGAAAATGATAAAATCAGCATTAATTGAATCCAGGCTTTCAGTTAATCCGTGAACATGGATATTCCACTTTCCTGGCATGGTTAATAATGACTTTGATGTAAATGTACCTGTGTTTTTCTCCTTCATTTGCAGTTTTATTTCACCGCGTGGCGTATCTAACGGCTGCATAGTGATTGTAAGCTGCTCTATTTCAGCAATGGGCTTGCCTTCATTGGAGAGATTTACTTGAATCACGTTATCTCCGACTTCATTGGGAGTCACCATTAATGTAACCTCATTATTTTCTTCAGTCCGTAACGTCTTTTCAATGGGCCCGGGAGAAGACATGGCAGTTTGGACATTTGTCAATAGAGCTGCAATGAGAAGTATGACGATCCCTAAACCAAACTCCATTCCCACACTATAACCAAGTCTTTTCGTTTGCTTTTTCCCTCTGAGAAAATGAAAGCCTCCTAAAACGATCATGACTAACATGAGACCGATTTTCGCCAGTAACAATTGTCCATATG
The DNA window shown above is from Peribacillus sp. FSL P2-0133 and carries:
- a CDS encoding DUF1775 domain-containing protein — translated: MKNISKLLIFTFAALFIFSGSAYAHVTVKPSSSAPEAWETYTLKVPVEKETATTKVTLKVPEEVTFESYQPVPGWKVTTEGDKDGHVKTVTWAATDEGIAAGQFQQFSFVAQNPKEETKVAWDAFQYYEDGEIVEWSGDEGSDLPHSVTEITVAPKADAEPADHGHKDEAETNDSTATDNSKDSATTEGDGNQTLIITLAVISLILSIVALFAALRKTKK
- a CDS encoding SEC-C metal-binding domain-containing protein; this encodes MRTIDPFEILDGKAIKYLDVFGVEDGIALKSKYEDKTYWIYDYYCMHQTCDCQEVYLEFVEELKGNKQAGQHFGVRVSFRDNQFVLEDYNISKQKAMDIAEDTLKYSKDVMELFKQRYQQMKEKGTQIIMESAKAAKMPHVHTEPVIGRNEPCPCGSGKKYKKCCGAA
- a CDS encoding nitroreductase; translation: METIEAIKTRRSIGIVKQDPVPKEMIEQIIEAGTYAPNHHRTEPWRFFVLTGEGRNKLGEVFEEITRIENADDTPESLISKLERQKKNPLRAPVIIAVGIEPSDKNNVLVAEEYAAVNSAIQNMLLAAHSLGLGAVWRTGKITYHEKVREFFNLSSKGEVLAFIYLGYPDMEPKPAKKTPIDELTTWIG
- a CDS encoding S8 family peptidase — translated: MTREKRLIPYKVLEVMETVKEKIPEGVELVKAPAIWEKSNYGEGVVVAVIDTGIDKGHPDLKERIIGGKDFTNTGDYQDDNGHGTHVSGTIVAAVNNAGVVGVAPKASILALKALNGQGQGDIDWINGALEYAINWRGPNEEKVSVISLSLGGPPDEAEHKLIQKALQNDILVVCAAGNSGDGRHETDELDYPGAYPEVVEVGAVDLSRNLADFSNTNDEIDLVAPGVDILSTYPGNKYARLSGTSMATPHVSGAAALLKVIAEKEFDRNLTEAELYAQLVKSTEDLGISKKAQGNGLLNLTIADQRAEKSIKITIESENLKLPSKSVVMEY